TCGAAGATGAATTTGAATGTAAAGAGGAGCAGTATGCCGAACAATAAAGGTTCGGTCGGCATGCTCAGCGCCGGTCCGGTCGATTTGTCGTTCAGGACAATGGCCAGGGGTGTGCTGAATACGACGATCCAGAGGATCTTATCGATCGAATAGACCGCGAAATAGAGGACCAAGAGCAACGCGGGGATCGCGGCAACCCAGTAGAGTTCCTTGGTCAGCATCCAGATACAGCATGCTACGAAGGCGAGCGAGATCCCGTAAAAGCGGGCGATGTGGGTCCTGGCGAGCAAGCGGGTTCAGAATCAGGAGTTCGACTTTTTCGGATTCCAGATGAGCAACACGAGGAACGCGACAAAGGTGGAAGCGCTGACGGAAATCAGGACGATCAGCCAGCGGATCGGATAGGACTTTTTATCGGCCGGCTGCGGACTGGTCACGACGTTGGCATAGGTGAGCTTTTTGAAGACATCCCGGTAGGCGTTGTCGTACTCAACTTTCAGGTCGTTGAACGTTCCGCGGTAGCGCCAGAGGTTCTCGTTCATGGCGTAGAACTCTCCACCCTTGTCTTTGAGTGATTCGATGATGGCTTTGGCTTCCGAAGCGCCGCGCGAATTGCCGGAAGCGAGGTTGCGGAAGTAGCCGCGGTAGGCTTCCACCGATTGGGCCTTGTAGTCGAGCAGGTTGTAATTCATCCGGAATTCCTTCACCCGTGCTTCAAGGGAATCGATCTCCGCCTGTTTCTTGTCGAGCTGTTCCTTCGCGATCACAAGCACTTCCGCCGACTTCTCCGCCTGCATTTCACGGGCCTTGACGTCGAAGTAGTGGATGATCGAATCGACCATGCGGGAGGCGATCATGGGATCGGTGTCGAACACCGTGATCTCCATGGATTCGTATTCCGTCTGCTTGATGGTTACGTTCTCTTCATACTGCTTGATGACATCCGTGCGAAAGTGATCGTTCTTCGCGGTGTCGATATCGTAATGCTTGTAGAGGTCGAACGTGTTGATCACACGGTCACGGATCTCCGACGACTGCGCGATCTGAAGCATCTGTTCCGTGGCGCTTTCGGTCGAGTAGGCGATCAGGTTCGACGGGTAGACGATCGCGTAGGACTTGAACCGCGGTGGAATGAAAGTCGGGGATGAGAAGATCGCCGAGGCGACCAGGCTGATCAGACCTACGATGATCAGGTGTTTCCGCCATTGGTTCAACAGCCGGAACAGTTCCAGCGAATTGAAGAAGGAATTATTCATATCGATTGTTCGGTTGCATCAGATGCGGTAGCGGATTTCGCGGTAGCGTTCCGTACCCAGTAATACCAGCAGGGCGATCAGGAATCCGCCCAGTCCGGCCATCAGGACGATCATCCAGCGGACAGGGTAGGATTTCTTTTCAGCCTGAACGGCTTTGTTCACAAGGAACTTATGCGAAAGTTGCTGGTTGGCGTCAAGTCGGAGTTTGTCGACCTGTTCTTTCATTTTCGCGAGCTCCTCGCGGTCGAGGGTCAGTTGCTCGGTCAGGGATACCGAAGCGCCGCCATAGCGGGCCAGCAGGTCCAGTTTTCCCTGGAGGTCTTTCAGTCGGGATTCAGCGCCCCGGATGCGAGCCCGGGTATTGATCACGCTGGTGTCATTGTCCGGTTTGTATTGCAGCAGCACACCCAGGGCGGCCTTATCGTTACTCAGCGAAGCGTACGACTTGGCGTATTCCTCGTTCCAGATAACCGACTGGTTGCGATAATCCATGACGCCCATTTCCCGCAAGCGAGTCAGCGAGTCCTCTTTAACAGCGGATGCCTGCAGTTTCTCTTGGTACGTATGTTCCACGATGAGGAGCGCTTCGGAAGCCCGGGAACGCTGGATCTTCGATTTCATGGAATCCAACAAGGCCGCGATATCGTTAGCGATCGAAGCGGCCATCGCGGGGTCCTTATCCAACACGTCGATGCGGACCGACATGAATTCTGTTCGGGAAAACGAAATGTTGTCGTGAAACTCCTCGCTGAGGCGTGTCAAAGGATAAGCCTCATCCGGGGAAATGCCGTAATGCTGCATCAGGTTGTACTTCCGGATGATCGCTTCCCGGATCTCGTCCGAGTTCAGGATCTGCAGCATCTGTTCGGCCTGCTCTTCTTCCCCGAAGGCCAGGATGTCCTGCTTGTCGGATGAGTGTTCGTCCAACAACGCCTTACTGATCGAATTCGTAGCCGGAGGGAAAAAGATAACGGTCGACTTATACTTGGGTGTAATAAAGGAGGGACCTGAAAAAATTCCGGCCGCCAGGGCGGAAATCAATGTCACCGCCAATAATGGCTTCCGCCACCGCAGTACGGTCATCAACAAACTGGTGGATTCCAGGAAGGTGGTTTCCCTGGCTTTCTGAAACATGGTTTAGCGCTAAAATTTTGGGAACGAAGGGCTTCAAAGGTAGGAAAGGATACCATACAAAGAAAGCCACAAGGGCCGCAAAAGAAGCTGAAAATGAATGTTATGCGGAAGCTCCATTCGCTTCCGTCCCCAGGACGGCACCCAGGCTCAGCCTTCGTCGTACCGGATGATCCGGTAAATGTTCTTTGGGCTGATGAGCCGGGTGACGAGGGCCAGGGCGAAACAGCCTGCGCCGGCCAGCCCGAATTGCAACATCCAGTTCAATTCGTTCCCCCGGATGAACCAACACCAGGCGATGCACGAAGCGGCGAATGCTCCCAGGCCGACGAGCAGGGTATAGTTGATCTTGAAGCGGAAAATGTACTGCACCATCAGGATCTGAGCAATCGCCGTGAGCAGCTGGGTCGTGATACTCGATATCGCGGCTCCCCGGGCTTCCATCCGTGGGATCAGGTAGAGATTCAGCAGGATGTTGATCAGCATCCCGGTGGTAGCCATCAGGTTCAACTGGCGCAGGCTGCCATTCGCGGTTAGCAGGGTTCCGAAAATGTAGGTGGAAGAAATCGGAACAAAACAACACATGAGGATGCGAAACACCGCGGCCGATTCGTCGATGTGCTCACCACGGTAGAGCAGTTCCATCAGTTCCTGGCTGTAAAACCAACAACAGATAGCCACTACGAGGGCCGGCACGACCAGCAGCGAAAACGATAGCCGTACCATGCCTTCCACATGCTGGCGCAGTTTGATCATGCGGGCGAAGATGGGCAGCAGCAAACCTGCGAATAGGAATGCGATCATATTGGCGGCATCAAGCAGCCGGTACGCGGAGGCGTAAATGCCCGCTTCCACCGCGCCTTCCCGGAAGGGCAGCATGCGTTCGAGCATGACCCCGTCGATGCGGTTGTAGAAGGTCATGAGCAGCACCAGCACGGCGTAGGGATAACTCTTCTTCAGGATCATCACGAAGAACGGCCAGCGCCAGTGGAATCGTCGCACCTTCGCCTTGTCGATCACGATCATGAAGGTGATCAGGAACGTGATGATGTAGGCCGCGGTTTGCGCGTACACGAACCAGCGCAACTCGAAGGTACCCGGGTCGCGGTGGGTCATCAATAAGAAGCCGCAGATCACGATCATGATCAGGCGGT
This genomic stretch from Bacteroidota bacterium harbors:
- a CDS encoding oligosaccharide flippase family protein, which gives rise to MQRKFVTNLALVLALNLLIKPFWILGIDRAVQNAVGTEQYGFYYAIFNFSFLLNILLDLGITNFNNKNIAQNNHLLSKHFSSIVMLRVLLAGVFTLATMVGGFIIGYTADMLKLLLAVLVNQILISMIMYLRSNLAGLHLFKTDSIISVLDRLIMIVICGFLLMTHRDPGTFELRWFVYAQTAAYIITFLITFMIVIDKAKVRRFHWRWPFFVMILKKSYPYAVLVLLMTFYNRIDGVMLERMLPFREGAVEAGIYASAYRLLDAANMIAFLFAGLLLPIFARMIKLRQHVEGMVRLSFSLLVVPALVVAICCWFYSQELMELLYRGEHIDESAAVFRILMCCFVPISSTYIFGTLLTANGSLRQLNLMATTGMLINILLNLYLIPRMEARGAAISSITTQLLTAIAQILMVQYIFRFKINYTLLVGLGAFAASCIAWCWFIRGNELNWMLQFGLAGAGCFALALVTRLISPKNIYRIIRYDEG